The Dehalococcoidia bacterium genome contains a region encoding:
- a CDS encoding MoaD/ThiS family protein → MPVNVYIPTPFRSFTGNRTNVEIEAATVADLLARMDEKYPGFRNLCSDEHGGIPRHINIYVNNKEISTLDGPDTRLADGDQVAVIPALAGGNTR, encoded by the coding sequence TCCGTTCAGGTCTTTCACAGGCAACCGCACGAATGTCGAGATCGAGGCGGCGACGGTGGCCGACCTGCTCGCGCGCATGGACGAGAAGTACCCGGGCTTCCGCAACCTTTGCAGCGACGAGCACGGCGGCATCCCGCGGCACATCAACATTTACGTGAATAACAAGGAGATCAGCACCCTTGACGGCCCCGACACCCGCCTCGCCGACGGGGACCAGGTGGCGGTCATACCAGCACTCGCGGGAGGTAATACGAGATGA